The genomic segment CGATGACCACATCGGCGCGCGCTTTGATGGCATCGTCGCTTTGCCCCATCGCCACGCCGAGGCCGGCGCTCTCCAGCATACTAAGATCATTGTAATTATCGCCGAAAGCCACTACCTGACGCATGCTGAGCTCCTGGGCGGTGACCCAGTGTGCCAACTGGCGGCCCTTACTGTTGCCCCTTTGGGCGATATCCACTGGTCGTGCCAGGACCATTCGCAGGCCAGCCCCAATTCCAGCTCTACCGCTTCGGCGAAGGTTTGCAGCTTGCCGATGTCCGCGTCGGAGGTGGCGAACTTCCAAATCGCTGTCGCCTCTTGCGCCGCTGCCTCCAGGCTGTCCACCTGCACAAGCGTCGGCCGCTGCGCCGGCGGTAGGGTCTCCGACCAGGCCAGGGAACGCAGGACATGATCGCTCGGGTGTTGATACAACATGGCGTCATCCACATACAGCAGGCCGTGTATGGCGTAATGGTCCAAAAGATCCAGCACCGTTAGCGTCTGCGCCTTATCGAGGGGATTGGCGGTCACCACCCGCCGCGCCGGGTAATCGTAGAGATAGGTGCCGTTGCAGCAAATCGCCGGCGTGTCTATCTCCAGCGCCTGATAGAACGGGTGGATGACGACATGATGCCGGCCGGTGACCACCATCACCTGTAGGCCGGCGTCACGCGCCTGGCGCAGCGCGGTAAGGGATTCCGGCAGTATACGTTTTTGTCGGGTCAGCAGCGTGCCGTCCAGATCCAGAGCAATAAGGCGATAATCCATAGTTTTCATATTAGTTTAGTATTCAATCATACGCGATGTTACACCCTCGGCGCGGCGGCGAAAACCGTGATAATCTCGGTGGCTAACGCGCCTTAACGGTGACATGCTTATTCGAGGCGTGCCGTTAAGGTGACGAAACCTTGTCAAACGACAAACGACAAACGCCATGCCCGCCACAGAAGCGAAATGAGGAGAACACATGAAGCACATTGTCTACGTTGCCAGCCCGGAAAGTCAGCAAATACACGTCTGGCAAATGGACGACCAGGGCGCGCTAACCTTGCTGCAAGTCGTGGATACCCCCGGGCAGGGGCAGCCGATGGCAATCCACCCGGCGAACACGCATCTCTATATCGGCGTCCGACCGGCCTTCGGCGTGGTCAGCTACCGCATCGATGAACGAGGATTGCTGACCGAGGCCGGAATGGCGCCGCTGCCGGGCGGCCCGACGCAGCTGACCACCGATTTGCAGGGCACGACGCTGTACAGCGTTTCCTATAGCGGCAGCTGTCTGAGCGTCAGCCCCATCGACGAACAGGGTATCGTCGGTGCGCTGCAGCAAACGCTAAAAGGGTTAACCCATTGCCATTCGGCCAATGTCGATACCACCAATCAGGAGCTGTGGGTGCCCTGCCTGCAAGAAGATCGCATCCGGCGCTATGGGATTGGCGCAGCCGGCCGTTTAACGCCCCTTACCCCTGCGGCGCTGGACAGCGTGGCCGGGCCGCGCCACATGGCGTTCCACCACGGCGGGGATTACGCCTACGCCATCAACGAACTCAGCGGCACGGTCAACGTGATTGCCATTGACGCCGCCGGCGCCGGTCCGCGCATTGTGCAGACGCTGGACATTATGCCGGCCGGTTTCAGCGACACCCGCTGGGCGGCGGATATTCATATTACCCCCGACGGCCGCTGGCTTTACTGTTGCGATCGTACCGCCAGCGTCATCAGCCGGTTTGCGGTGACGGAAGACGGCGGTGTATTGCGTCTGTTGGGTCATCAGGCAACGGAAACCCAGCCGCGCGGATTTAATATCGATAGCCAGGGGCGGTTTTTGGTGGCTGCCGGGCAGAAATCGCACCATATCGCAGTGTACGCCATTGAGGGGCAATCGGGCGAACTGGCGCCGCTGGCGCGCTATGCGGTGGGGCAGGGGCCGATGTGGGTGTCTATTCTGGCGCGGTAAAACTCCGCGTGCGTGCGCCCTGTCACCCGCGTTATTCGTTCACGGGCGACAGGGGCCGTTTCATGGAGCAGGGTGGTCAGCGCCCTCAGCGGTAGGTGACGGTCAGCGACGCGCTGCCCAGCGTGTGAAAATGCACGTTAAAGCCAATCATCGCGCCGCTGGCGTTTTCATCCATCTCCAGATGCTCGACATCCAGCGCATGGACGGTGAACTGGTAGCGTTGCGTTTCCCCCGGCGGCGGCGCCGCGCCGCCATAACCCGCGCTGCCGAAATCCGTGCGTCCCTGAACCGCGCCCGGCGGCAGATGGTCCTGGCCGGAGCCCGCGCCCTGGGGCAGCATGCGTCCGTCCGCCGGAATGTTGGCCACCAGCCAGTGCCACCAGCCAGTGCCACCAGCCAGTGCCACCAGCCGGAGCCGGTCGGCGCGTCTGGGTCAAAAACGGTGATCACGAAGCTTTTGCTGCCATCAGGGACATCGTCCCACGCCAGATGCGGCGAAATATTATCCCCCTGATATCCCATACCGTTGAACACATGGCGCTCGGGTAACGTCGCGCCGGGCTGCAGATCGTTGCTGATTAAGGTAAACACGCGGGCATTCTCCTGTCGGGCATTAGCGGTTGAGGATTTTTAATAAATTCTGTGCGGTCGCCGTCGATGAGGCGGGATTCTAACCGGTGACCAAATGGCCATCCGTTACC from the Candidatus Sodalis pierantonius str. SOPE genome contains:
- the pgl gene encoding 6-phosphogluconolactonase: MKHIVYVASPESQQIHVWQMDDQGALTLLQVVDTPGQGQPMAIHPANTHLYIGVRPAFGVVSYRIDERGLLTEAGMAPLPGGPTQLTTDLQGTTLYSVSYSGSCLSVSPIDEQGIVGALQQTLKGLTHCHSANVDTTNQELWVPCLQEDRIRRYGIGAAGRLTPLTPAALDSVAGPRHMAFHHGGDYAYAINELSGTVNVIAIDAAGAGPRIVQTLDIMPAGFSDTRWAADIHITPDGRWLYCCDRTASVISRFAVTEDGGVLRLLGHQATETQPRGFNIDSQGRFLVAAGQKSHHIAVYAIEGQSGELAPLARYAVGQGPMWVSILAR